One Anaerobacillus alkaliphilus DNA window includes the following coding sequences:
- a CDS encoding carbamoyl phosphate synthase small subunit — protein sequence MKRQLILENGEVFVGKGFGSTREMSGEVVFNTGMTGYQEILSDPSYCAQIVTLTYPLIGNYGINRDDFESISPSINGLIVKEAAKFPSNWRNEESIDELLKALNIPGLEGIDTRKLTRMIRNVGTLRGRICGMDVDVDAVVDELNKLVLPRDQVAHVSTKESYASPGRGYRVVLVDFGMKKGILRELNNRNCDVVVVPYNATSEQILRFNPDGIMLSNGPGDPVDVPEAVTMINELLGKVPIFGICLGHQLLALACGAKTTKLKFGHRGSNHPVKELKTGKIAITAQNHGFTVEPETVGNTRLEVTHVAVNDGTVEGMEHLDYPAFSVQYHPEASPGPEDANDLFERFMELMQNNIESKAVARR from the coding sequence ATGAAACGTCAATTAATTTTAGAAAACGGTGAAGTTTTTGTTGGAAAGGGATTCGGTAGTACAAGAGAAATGTCAGGAGAAGTTGTTTTTAATACAGGGATGACAGGATATCAGGAGATTTTATCAGATCCATCTTATTGTGCACAAATCGTTACACTAACATATCCTTTGATTGGAAATTACGGAATTAACCGAGATGATTTTGAGTCTATTTCTCCTTCAATAAACGGATTAATTGTCAAAGAAGCAGCAAAATTTCCTAGCAACTGGAGAAATGAAGAGTCAATTGACGAACTATTAAAAGCTCTAAATATTCCAGGGTTAGAAGGCATTGATACAAGAAAGTTAACTAGAATGATCCGAAATGTTGGAACACTTCGTGGAAGAATATGCGGTATGGACGTGGATGTTGATGCAGTCGTCGATGAACTAAATAAGTTAGTTTTACCACGTGATCAAGTTGCTCATGTTTCAACAAAAGAGTCTTATGCTAGTCCAGGAAGAGGGTACCGCGTAGTCTTAGTGGACTTTGGGATGAAAAAAGGAATTCTAAGAGAATTAAATAATCGAAACTGTGATGTTGTTGTCGTTCCTTACAATGCAACAAGTGAACAAATTTTACGTTTTAATCCAGATGGAATTATGTTAAGTAATGGCCCTGGGGACCCAGTAGATGTTCCAGAAGCGGTTACTATGATTAACGAATTACTAGGAAAAGTACCGATTTTTGGTATCTGTCTAGGCCACCAACTATTAGCACTAGCATGTGGTGCAAAAACAACAAAATTAAAATTTGGCCACCGTGGGTCTAACCATCCTGTGAAAGAATTAAAGACAGGAAAAATTGCTATAACTGCACAAAACCACGGGTTTACAGTAGAACCTGAAACAGTTGGAAATACAAGATTAGAGGTAACCCATGTTGCTGTAAACGATGGAACGGTTGAAGGAATGGAACATTTAGATTATCCAGCATTCAGTGTACAATATCACCCAGAAGCTTCACCAGGACCAGAGGATGCAAACGATTTATTTGAACGATTTATGGAACTAATGCAAAACAATATTGAATCTAAAGCCGTAGCTAGGAGGTAA
- a CDS encoding dihydroorotase produces MAKLLKNGRILGEDGTLQKVDILIDKDLITAVETEISVEAHEVIDLNAKAIFPGFVDLHVHLREPGGEYKETIATGTMAAARGGYTTIAAMPNTRPVPDTKEQIEWLNQRILETGNVRVLPYASITIRELGKEMTNFKELANAGAFAFTDDGVGVQDASMMLQAMKEAASINKAIVAHCEENTLINKGSVHEGEFSKKMGLNGIPSVCEAVHIARDVLLAEAAGAHYHVCHISTKESVRVVRDAKRAGIRVTAEVTPHHLLLSDQDIPGLDTNYKMNPPLRGIEDKKALIEGLLDGTIDFIATDHAPHSEAEKSESIELAPFGIVGLETAFPLLYTHFVETGIISLKDLVDNLAKKPCEVFGLPYGTLHVGAKADITIVDLEHTEKIDPESFLSKGKNTPFANWECKGWPVMTIVNGEVAWKREE; encoded by the coding sequence TTGGCTAAGCTATTAAAAAACGGAAGAATTTTAGGTGAGGATGGAACATTACAAAAGGTGGACATCTTAATTGATAAAGATCTGATTACAGCGGTAGAAACAGAAATTTCCGTAGAAGCACATGAGGTTATCGATTTAAATGCCAAGGCGATTTTTCCAGGGTTTGTTGATCTACATGTGCACTTGCGAGAGCCAGGTGGGGAGTATAAAGAAACGATTGCGACAGGAACAATGGCTGCAGCGCGTGGAGGCTACACGACAATTGCTGCTATGCCTAATACTCGTCCTGTACCTGACACGAAGGAACAAATTGAGTGGTTAAATCAAAGAATTTTAGAAACAGGAAATGTTCGAGTATTACCGTATGCTTCTATTACAATTCGTGAACTTGGAAAAGAAATGACAAATTTTAAAGAGTTAGCAAACGCTGGTGCATTCGCATTTACGGATGACGGTGTGGGAGTTCAAGATGCAAGTATGATGCTTCAAGCAATGAAGGAAGCCGCGTCGATTAATAAAGCAATTGTTGCCCATTGTGAAGAAAATACACTAATTAATAAAGGCTCAGTACATGAAGGTGAATTCTCTAAAAAAATGGGATTAAATGGAATACCTTCAGTTTGCGAAGCTGTACACATTGCAAGAGATGTTTTATTAGCAGAAGCTGCAGGAGCACACTATCATGTCTGTCACATTAGTACAAAAGAGTCTGTCCGTGTTGTTCGTGATGCAAAAAGAGCTGGTATACGGGTAACGGCTGAAGTAACGCCACATCACTTGTTGCTCTCAGATCAGGATATTCCAGGGTTAGATACAAACTATAAAATGAACCCACCGTTAAGGGGAATTGAGGATAAGAAGGCATTAATTGAAGGCTTACTAGATGGTACGATTGACTTCATCGCGACAGATCATGCGCCACATTCTGAGGCAGAAAAAAGTGAGTCTATAGAATTGGCACCATTTGGGATCGTTGGCCTAGAAACGGCATTTCCATTACTCTATACACATTTTGTTGAAACAGGGATTATCTCATTGAAAGATTTAGTAGACAACTTAGCAAAGAAACCATGCGAAGTGTTTGGGCTTCCGTATGGAACGTTACATGTTGGAGCAAAGGCCGATATTACTATTGTAGACCTTGAGCATACTGAAAAAATTGATCCAGAAAGCTTCTTATCAAAAGGGAAAAATACCCCATTTGCAAATTGGGAGTGTAAAGGTTGGCCAGTAATGACAATTGTCAACGGTGAAGTTGCTTGGAAAAGGGAGGAATAA
- a CDS encoding aspartate carbamoyltransferase catalytic subunit, translating to MKHLLTITELDNEEILDILHEAQQFLEGKAWVPATDKFVANLFFEPSTRTKFSFEVAEKKLGLHVLNFETHSSSVQKGETLYDTVKTLEAIGANAVVIRHPKDHYFDELVGGISIPIINGGDGCGHHPTQCLLDLLTIQQEFVIFQGLNVVIVGDIRHSRVARSNADVLKRLGANVYFSGPEQWMDDAMVGGNYLPMDEAVKQADVMMMLRIQHERHAFKMISSKEEYHQLFGLTIEREAMMKKQSIIMHPAPINRDVEIADSLVECERSRIFKQMTNGVAVRQAVLKRALQQKGEVVSIG from the coding sequence ATGAAACATTTATTAACGATCACAGAGCTCGATAATGAAGAAATTCTTGATATCTTACATGAGGCTCAACAGTTTTTAGAAGGAAAAGCTTGGGTGCCAGCGACTGATAAGTTTGTTGCAAATCTATTCTTTGAACCAAGTACGAGAACAAAATTTTCTTTTGAAGTAGCAGAGAAAAAACTCGGTCTTCATGTTCTGAACTTTGAAACTCATTCCTCAAGTGTTCAAAAGGGAGAAACATTGTACGATACTGTAAAAACTTTAGAGGCAATTGGTGCCAATGCAGTTGTTATCAGGCATCCCAAAGATCACTATTTCGATGAGCTTGTAGGTGGAATTTCTATTCCGATAATAAATGGAGGCGACGGTTGTGGCCACCATCCCACTCAATGTTTACTTGACTTACTTACGATACAGCAGGAATTTGTTATTTTCCAAGGATTAAATGTAGTAATTGTTGGGGATATTCGTCATAGTCGTGTGGCAAGATCGAATGCTGATGTGTTAAAGCGACTTGGGGCAAATGTTTATTTCTCAGGGCCGGAACAATGGATGGATGATGCGATGGTAGGGGGGAATTACTTACCAATGGATGAAGCAGTTAAACAGGCAGATGTGATGATGATGCTCCGTATTCAACACGAGAGACATGCTTTTAAAATGATTTCATCAAAAGAAGAGTATCATCAGTTATTTGGCTTAACGATAGAAAGAGAAGCAATGATGAAAAAACAAAGTATTATTATGCATCCTGCACCTATTAATCGGGATGTTGAAATAGCAGATTCTTTAGTTGAATGTGAACGATCCCGTATTTTTAAACAAATGACAAATGGGGTAGCGGTGAGACAAGCAGTACTTAAACGTGCTTTACAACAAAAAGGGGAGGTAGTTTCAATTGGCTAA
- a CDS encoding solute carrier family 23 protein, with protein sequence MNSQKEVGIREIPKADKWLILSLQHLFAMFGATILVPYLVGLSPAVALVSSGLGTLAYLLITRGQVPAYLGSSFAFIAPIIAATTLGGPEGAMIGSFVAGLVYGGVALAIKVSGINWLMNLLPPIVVGPVIMVIGLGLAGVAIDMAMYDLTVDPKVYVPTFFLVALVTLGITIISSMFFKGFFGLIPILFGIVGGYTFAFLLGMVDMTPVKEASWFQAPDFMFMFVNYTPQFSWQIMAIMVPIAVVTIAEHMGDQMVLSKVVGKNFIKKPGLHRSLLGDGVATMIAAMIGGPPNTTYGENIGVVALTRVYSVFVIGGAAILAVTFGFVGKISALISTIPTAVMGGVSILLFGIIASSGLRMLIDNKIDLGKKRNLIISSVILVIGIGGAFIQVSGFSIAGMALATIIGIFLNLVLPGREKIDVNKMFNEEVTESKTSAIS encoded by the coding sequence ATGAATAGTCAAAAAGAAGTAGGAATCAGAGAAATACCAAAAGCAGATAAGTGGTTAATCCTAAGCTTACAGCATTTATTTGCAATGTTCGGAGCAACAATCTTAGTTCCTTACCTTGTTGGATTGAGTCCAGCAGTAGCCTTAGTCTCGAGTGGTCTAGGAACATTAGCATACTTATTAATTACAAGAGGTCAAGTACCTGCTTACTTAGGTTCTTCGTTTGCTTTCATTGCCCCAATTATAGCAGCGACTACATTAGGCGGACCAGAAGGGGCAATGATCGGAAGTTTTGTTGCAGGATTAGTTTACGGGGGCGTAGCACTTGCAATTAAAGTAAGTGGGATTAATTGGTTAATGAATCTTTTGCCGCCAATCGTTGTTGGCCCAGTTATTATGGTTATCGGTTTAGGATTAGCAGGTGTAGCCATTGATATGGCAATGTATGATTTAACAGTTGATCCAAAGGTATACGTTCCAACTTTCTTCTTAGTAGCACTAGTTACATTAGGGATTACAATCATATCATCAATGTTCTTTAAAGGATTTTTCGGACTAATTCCTATCTTATTCGGGATTGTTGGAGGCTATACATTTGCCTTCTTACTTGGAATGGTTGATATGACTCCAGTGAAGGAAGCTTCTTGGTTCCAAGCTCCTGACTTTATGTTCATGTTTGTAAATTACACACCTCAGTTCTCATGGCAGATCATGGCAATTATGGTTCCAATCGCAGTGGTTACGATTGCTGAGCACATGGGTGATCAAATGGTGTTAAGTAAAGTAGTAGGGAAGAACTTCATTAAAAAGCCTGGTTTACACCGTTCGTTACTAGGTGACGGAGTCGCAACGATGATCGCTGCTATGATTGGTGGACCACCAAATACGACTTATGGTGAGAATATCGGTGTCGTAGCTTTAACAAGAGTATACAGTGTCTTCGTTATCGGCGGAGCAGCTATTTTAGCAGTCACTTTTGGATTTGTCGGTAAGATCTCTGCGTTAATCTCTACGATCCCAACTGCAGTTATGGGTGGGGTGTCAATTCTACTGTTCGGTATTATCGCTTCTTCTGGTTTAAGAATGCTAATTGACAATAAAATTGATCTTGGCAAAAAACGCAACTTAATTATCTCGTCAGTAATTCTTGTGATCGGTATTGGTGGTGCGTTTATCCAGGTATCAGGTTTTTCTATTGCTGGTATGGCTTTAGCGACAATCATTGGAATTTTTCTTAACTTAGTTTTACCTGGTAGAGAAAAAATTGATGTAAACAAGATGTTTAATGAAGAAGTAACGGAAAGCAAAACATCAGCAATTTCATAG
- the pyrR gene encoding bifunctional pyr operon transcriptional regulator/uracil phosphoribosyltransferase PyrR, with protein MSKATVLLDEQAVRRALTRIAHEIIERNKGIDDCVLVGIKTRGIYIANRLAKRIEEIEGSRVNVGEIDITLYRDDLSHKEGNKEPLLNGASVPFNVNEKKVILIDDVLYTGRTVRAALDALMDIGRPEQIQLAVLIDRGHRELPIRPDYVGKNVPTSKNEIIVAKLTEVDGVDEVTIEQKTSL; from the coding sequence GTGTCAAAGGCTACTGTTCTCTTAGATGAACAAGCTGTAAGAAGAGCACTGACTAGAATTGCCCATGAAATTATTGAACGAAATAAAGGTATTGATGATTGTGTCCTAGTAGGGATAAAAACAAGAGGGATCTATATAGCAAATAGGCTTGCTAAACGTATTGAAGAAATAGAAGGCTCTCGCGTCAACGTAGGCGAAATTGATATCACTTTATACCGTGATGATTTATCTCATAAAGAGGGAAATAAGGAGCCATTATTAAATGGCGCATCGGTCCCTTTTAATGTAAACGAAAAAAAAGTAATCTTGATCGATGATGTTTTATATACAGGTAGAACTGTAAGGGCTGCATTAGACGCTTTGATGGATATTGGGCGTCCAGAACAAATTCAATTAGCAGTGTTAATCGATCGTGGTCATCGTGAATTACCAATTAGACCTGACTACGTCGGTAAAAATGTACCAACATCTAAAAATGAAATTATCGTTGCAAAGTTAACAGAAGTTGACGGCGTAGATGAAGTGACAATTGAACAAAAAACCTCCCTTTAA
- a CDS encoding RluA family pseudouridine synthase: METFEWIINEEAQNERLDKWLSSQENDWSRTQVQQWMKEGNLTVNGNNVKSNYKCQMNDHVVLHVPEPQLLDAEPEEMDLDIVYEDEHVLVVNKPRGMVVHPAPGHLTGTLVNGLMAHCKDLSGINGVLRPGIVHRIDKDTSGLLMVAKNDKSHESLVNQLKDKTTTRIYKGIAHGVIAHDHGTIDAPIGRDKQDRQSMTVTDDNSRDAVTHFTVLERLKEFTLVECRLETGRTHQIRVHMKYIGHPLAGDPKYGPPRTLKLPIEGQALHAAVLGFTHPVTGERLTFERDVPDDFNYLLDEIRKSSR; encoded by the coding sequence ATGGAAACTTTTGAATGGATTATAAATGAAGAAGCACAAAATGAACGTCTAGATAAATGGCTTTCATCGCAAGAAAACGATTGGTCACGAACTCAGGTACAACAGTGGATGAAAGAAGGGAATCTTACTGTTAATGGAAATAACGTTAAGAGCAATTACAAGTGTCAAATGAATGATCACGTGGTTTTACATGTTCCTGAACCACAATTGCTTGATGCCGAACCAGAGGAAATGGATCTGGATATTGTTTATGAGGATGAACACGTTCTGGTTGTGAACAAACCACGTGGGATGGTTGTGCATCCAGCACCTGGTCATTTGACTGGTACATTAGTTAATGGGTTAATGGCACATTGCAAGGATTTATCTGGTATTAACGGGGTCTTACGTCCTGGTATCGTTCATCGTATTGATAAAGATACATCAGGCCTATTGATGGTAGCTAAGAATGATAAATCACATGAGTCATTGGTAAACCAATTAAAAGATAAAACAACAACACGGATTTATAAAGGAATTGCCCATGGTGTGATTGCCCATGATCATGGGACAATTGATGCACCGATTGGACGAGATAAGCAAGACCGACAAAGTATGACTGTTACAGATGATAATAGTCGTGATGCAGTAACTCATTTTACCGTTTTAGAGCGTTTAAAGGAATTTACTTTGGTAGAATGTCGGCTTGAAACAGGCCGTACACATCAAATTCGTGTTCACATGAAATATATTGGACACCCATTAGCTGGTGATCCAAAGTATGGACCTCCACGAACACTTAAGTTACCAATTGAAGGCCAAGCACTACACGCAGCTGTATTAGGGTTTACACACCCAGTAACGGGTGAGAGACTAACTTTTGAACGAGATGTTCCTGATGATTTTAATTACTTACTCGACGAAATTCGAAAAAGTTCTCGTTGA
- the lspA gene encoding signal peptidase II, protein MRYYILALIVLVLDQVTKWLVITQMSLHQQIPIIENLLYLTSHRNKGAAFGILQGQMWLFFIVTLFVVAFVVYYINKHTRESKLLGISLGLVLGGALGNFIDRLFRGEVVDFIDVYIFTYDFAIFNVADMALVIGVGVLILQILLEEGKTREKK, encoded by the coding sequence GTGAGATATTACATATTAGCACTAATTGTACTTGTTTTAGATCAGGTAACAAAGTGGCTTGTTATTACACAAATGTCACTTCATCAACAAATACCCATTATTGAAAATTTACTTTATCTTACTTCACATCGTAACAAAGGAGCAGCGTTTGGAATTTTGCAAGGACAGATGTGGTTATTTTTTATCGTCACTCTATTTGTAGTTGCTTTTGTTGTTTATTACATAAACAAACATACGAGGGAAAGTAAGCTTTTAGGAATTTCATTAGGTCTTGTTTTAGGTGGGGCATTAGGTAACTTTATTGACCGTCTATTCCGTGGAGAAGTTGTTGACTTCATTGATGTTTATATATTCACATATGATTTTGCAATTTTTAACGTAGCAGATATGGCATTAGTTATTGGGGTAGGGGTATTAATATTACAAATACTTTTAGAAGAAGGAAAGACAAGGGAGAAAAAATAA
- a CDS encoding TraR/DksA C4-type zinc finger protein — MGKYDMIKQQLITEKDRLEERIRELDRYGLNKSLSFSIGELSVYDNHPADIGTAQFEREKDLALFEHIHQEYEDVLAALDRMEKGTYGICEVSGNEIPFERLQALPTARTTIEFSKEKEIARERPVEEDVLKGFDEFVFDDNDRETEFDAEDAWQSVATFNDNSMVFEDSSIIQQELIGYVEEVEAIASTDIEGYKGDDSVDFQRNVHYDHYMDQLDRHLEDSDENE; from the coding sequence ATGGGTAAATATGATATGATAAAGCAGCAATTAATCACTGAAAAAGACCGTCTAGAGGAAAGAATCCGAGAACTAGACCGCTATGGCCTTAATAAGTCACTATCCTTCTCTATAGGGGAACTATCGGTTTATGATAACCATCCAGCGGATATTGGTACAGCTCAGTTTGAAAGAGAAAAGGACCTAGCTCTATTTGAACATATTCATCAAGAATATGAAGATGTTTTGGCTGCATTGGATAGAATGGAAAAAGGTACGTATGGAATTTGTGAAGTATCAGGGAATGAAATTCCATTCGAACGTTTACAAGCACTACCAACAGCGAGAACAACGATTGAGTTTAGTAAGGAAAAAGAAATTGCAAGAGAACGACCTGTTGAAGAAGATGTTTTAAAAGGCTTTGACGAGTTTGTTTTTGATGACAATGACCGAGAAACTGAATTTGATGCTGAAGATGCCTGGCAGTCTGTAGCCACATTTAATGATAATTCCATGGTGTTTGAGGACTCGAGTATAATTCAGCAAGAGTTAATTGGTTATGTAGAAGAAGTTGAAGCCATCGCTTCTACGGACATTGAAGGTTATAAAGGTGATGACAGTGTTGATTTTCAACGGAATGTCCACTACGATCACTATATGGATCAATTAGATCGCCACCTTGAAGATAGCGATGAAAATGAATAG
- the ileS gene encoding isoleucine--tRNA ligase, whose translation MDYKDTLLMPKTEFPMRGNLPNREPQIQEKWNELNIYKKVQERTKGLPLYVLHDGPPYANGDIHIGHALNKILKDFIVRYKSMAGFQAPYVPGWDTHGLPIETALTKNGKVKRKELTVAEFRKLCEEYALDQVDRQREQFKRLGVRGDWENPYITLHKSYEAQQIKVFGDMAKKGYIYKGKKPVYWSPSSESALAEAEIEYQDKRSPSIYVGFKVKDGKNVLQGDEKIVIWTTTPWTIPANLAICLHPELEYSVVKVNDEKYVVASGLLENLVKVFEWENYEVVNKVKGAELEFVTAIHPFYDRESLVILGDHVTLDAGTGCVHTAPGHGEDDFIVGQKYNLEVLCPVDDKGCFTSEAPGFEGLFYDEANKPITEKLTEVGALLKLAFMTHSYPHDWRTKKPVIFRATAQWFASIKDFREELLTSIKEVEWVPAWGETRLYNMVRDRGDWCISRQRAWGVPIPVFYGEDNEPIITDETIDHVSNLFREHGSNIWFEWDAKQLLPEGFTSQQSPNGQFTKETDIMDVWFDSGSSHQSVLVERDDLERPADLYLEGSDQYRGWFNSSLSTSVAVSGKAPYKGVLSHGFVLDGEGRKMSKSLGNVVVPNDVMKQLGADILRLWVASVDYQADVRVSDDILKQVAEVYRKIRNTFRFLLGNLHDFNPATDRVSLENLPELDRYVLIKLNKLIKEVKGNYDLYQFAGVYNKIHNFCSIELSSFYMDIAKDTLYIQHKNDPSRRSIQTVMYEVLVSLTKLVTPILPHTADEVWPFIPDVETESVQLTDMPEENTSVYNEVIEAKWDQVLELRDDVLKALETARNQKIIGKSLTAGIKLYPNKDVKELLTSIGELEKLFIVSKAVVAGDFEVAPTEAQRFETLAIVVEKAAGETCERCWVVTETVGQDEAHPTLCLSCADVVKNHY comes from the coding sequence ATGGATTACAAAGACACATTACTAATGCCTAAAACGGAATTTCCGATGCGTGGGAATTTACCGAATCGTGAACCACAAATCCAAGAAAAGTGGAATGAATTGAATATCTACAAAAAGGTTCAAGAAAGAACAAAGGGTCTACCTTTATATGTATTACACGATGGACCACCTTATGCGAATGGAGATATTCATATAGGCCACGCCTTAAATAAAATTTTAAAAGATTTCATTGTACGCTATAAATCAATGGCTGGTTTTCAAGCACCTTACGTACCTGGTTGGGATACTCACGGATTACCAATCGAAACAGCTCTTACTAAAAATGGGAAAGTAAAACGTAAAGAGCTAACAGTTGCTGAATTCAGAAAACTTTGTGAAGAATATGCCCTTGATCAAGTTGATCGTCAACGAGAGCAATTCAAGCGTTTAGGTGTTCGAGGTGACTGGGAAAACCCTTATATTACTCTTCATAAATCATACGAAGCTCAGCAAATTAAAGTATTCGGCGATATGGCGAAAAAAGGCTATATTTACAAAGGTAAAAAGCCTGTTTATTGGTCTCCATCATCAGAATCTGCTCTTGCTGAAGCTGAAATTGAGTATCAAGATAAACGTTCCCCTTCTATTTATGTTGGTTTCAAAGTTAAAGATGGGAAAAATGTTTTACAAGGTGACGAAAAAATTGTTATTTGGACAACAACTCCATGGACGATCCCAGCAAATTTAGCCATTTGTTTACATCCTGAATTAGAATACTCAGTTGTAAAAGTGAATGATGAGAAATACGTAGTTGCTTCTGGGCTGTTAGAAAACTTGGTAAAAGTATTTGAATGGGAAAATTATGAAGTTGTAAATAAAGTAAAAGGTGCTGAACTTGAATTCGTAACGGCAATACATCCTTTCTACGACCGTGAATCATTAGTTATTTTAGGTGACCACGTTACTTTAGATGCCGGTACAGGTTGTGTTCACACTGCTCCCGGTCATGGGGAAGATGACTTTATCGTTGGCCAAAAATATAACCTTGAAGTGTTATGTCCGGTTGATGACAAGGGTTGCTTTACAAGTGAGGCACCTGGATTTGAAGGATTGTTTTACGATGAAGCGAACAAGCCGATCACAGAGAAGTTAACTGAAGTAGGAGCTTTACTAAAACTTGCATTTATGACGCACTCTTATCCACATGATTGGAGAACGAAAAAACCCGTTATTTTTAGAGCTACTGCTCAATGGTTCGCTTCGATTAAAGACTTCCGTGAGGAACTATTAACTTCTATTAAAGAAGTTGAGTGGGTGCCTGCTTGGGGAGAAACGAGACTTTACAACATGGTTCGTGATCGTGGTGACTGGTGTATTTCAAGACAGCGCGCTTGGGGTGTACCGATTCCGGTCTTTTACGGGGAAGATAATGAGCCAATTATCACAGATGAAACAATTGATCACGTTTCGAATTTATTTAGAGAACATGGATCAAATATCTGGTTTGAATGGGACGCTAAGCAGTTATTACCAGAAGGATTTACTTCGCAACAAAGTCCTAATGGCCAGTTTACGAAAGAAACTGACATTATGGATGTTTGGTTTGACTCAGGATCATCTCATCAATCAGTTTTAGTTGAACGTGATGACCTAGAACGTCCTGCTGATCTTTATCTTGAAGGTTCTGACCAATATCGTGGTTGGTTTAACTCTTCTTTATCGACTTCAGTTGCAGTCTCAGGGAAAGCCCCATATAAAGGTGTATTAAGCCATGGTTTTGTCTTAGATGGTGAAGGTAGAAAAATGAGTAAATCTTTAGGGAACGTTGTGGTACCAAATGATGTAATGAAGCAGCTTGGTGCAGATATTCTTCGCTTATGGGTAGCGTCAGTTGACTATCAAGCAGATGTTCGTGTCTCTGATGATATTTTAAAACAAGTTGCGGAAGTTTATCGTAAAATTCGTAACACGTTCCGATTCTTATTAGGAAATCTTCATGATTTTAATCCGGCAACAGACCGTGTAAGCTTAGAGAATTTACCTGAATTAGATCGCTATGTCTTAATAAAGTTAAATAAATTAATTAAAGAAGTGAAAGGAAATTATGACCTGTATCAGTTTGCAGGTGTTTATAATAAAATTCATAATTTCTGCTCTATTGAATTAAGTTCTTTCTACATGGATATAGCCAAAGATACGTTATATATCCAACATAAGAATGATCCTAGCAGACGATCAATTCAAACAGTCATGTATGAAGTATTAGTTTCTTTAACAAAGCTTGTAACGCCAATTCTTCCGCATACAGCAGATGAGGTTTGGCCATTTATTCCGGATGTAGAAACCGAAAGTGTACAATTAACAGATATGCCTGAGGAGAACACATCTGTTTATAATGAAGTGATTGAAGCTAAATGGGATCAGGTGTTAGAATTACGTGATGATGTTTTAAAGGCACTAGAAACGGCGAGAAATCAAAAAATTATTGGTAAGTCACTAACAGCAGGAATTAAATTATATCCAAACAAAGATGTAAAAGAATTGCTTACATCAATTGGTGAACTAGAAAAGCTATTCATCGTTTCTAAAGCTGTAGTTGCTGGTGATTTTGAAGTAGCGCCGACTGAAGCCCAACGATTTGAAACATTAGCCATAGTTGTAGAAAAAGCAGCGGGTGAGACATGCGAACGCTGTTGGGTTGTTACTGAAACAGTAGGCCAAGACGAGGCACACCCGACACTTTGCTTAAGTTGTGCAGATGTAGTGAAAAATCATTATTAA